The window TTTTAGACGATATGTTGGTACAATGATTAACCATGCATGTTTAGGAGGTCAAGAAGAGGTAAAATATTAGCTTCAAGATAAAGCGTTTTAAATTGGCGCCCAAGCATTAAATCCGGAAGACCCGTTTTTCTTTTAAAAATTATCATGTGGCATACCATTTGGGGATATTGCGGATGTTTACTTGACCGGAATAGAATTTTGATTCGCTTCCGTAAAATTTCGTTATGGTTTATTGTTACTTTATGTTTAAATAGTAAGGAAATTTTAATTTAAATGTTTATAAATTAATTCAATCCATCAAGGCTAAATGAACTCAACTCCTGACGGTCAATCAGCCGAATCCGGCGCCCCAAAAAGAGCACCTGTTGTTTCTTTTAGCAGCCTTACTGGTTATCATCATTTATAGCAACACCCTGACCGGCCCGTTTATTTTTGACGACCGGCCGCACAAGGATTTTGGCTTTTGGCGTACTTTGTTGTACGTCACAAGCCATAAATCCGCGGAGAACAAAGCTCATCGAGAAAATAGCCGCTCAGAAAGCAAAAATATTGTAACCGAATACCATCTGTTGGTTCTTTAGGGGCAACATTTCAAATAGTAGAGGAACCCAAGACGATATTGATGTGAAAGGAACTTAGCATTGGGGCAAAACATTTCCAGAAGAACTTTCCTAAGAGGCGGCATGGCAACGGCAGCCGGTCTGGCAGCCGACAGCATTCCGGGTGCCGCTGCAGCTTCACGACCCGAAGAAAAAACACAACTGGCCACCTTGCTGGACATTAGCAAATGCATCGGCTGCGGTGCGTGTGTGGAAGCCTGTAACGAAACCAATGCCCATAAATATCCGATTCCCCAGAAGCCCTTTCCCAAAATGGTTCCTTCCCGGGCCAAGGTATCGGATTGGTCCGACAAAAGAGATGTTACCGAGCGGCTGACGCCTTACAACTGGCTTTTTATTCAGCAGGCCAGCGTCGATATCAATGGTGAAGAAACCGAATTGACGATTCCGCGCCGCTGCATGCACTGCATAAACCCGCCCTGTGTTAAACTGTGCCCCTGGGGTGCAGCCAAACAGCTCGAAAACGGAATTTCCAGAATAGACCCGGAGATCTGCCTGGGCGGCTCCAAATGCAATGCGGTCTGCCCCTGGGATATTCCGCAGCGCCAAACCGGAGTAGGATTGTATCTGGACATTCTGCCCAACTTTGCCGGAAACGGTGTGATGTTTAAATGCGACCGCTGCTATGATCAGGTTGAGGCCGGCCAACTGCCTGCCTGTATTGATGCCTGCCCGGAGGATGTCCAAACCATCGGACCGCGCGATGAGATCATAAAACAAGCCCATCAACTGGCCAAAGAGATGAATGGTTATATCTACGGTGAAACCGAAAACGGCGGCACCAACACCCTTTACGTTTCGCCGGTTCCCTTCGGGGCCCTGGACGATGCCATTGAAAAAGGAAAAGGCAAACCACACCTGGCGCCCGTTTCCGATCGGATGGCGGATGCCAATAACCTGGCCGCTGCCATGGTGATCGCCCCGTTGGCCGGAATCGCGGCCGCCGCCAGGAAGATTTACAACTATACAAGAAAAACCCAAGAGGAGCGTGCCTGATGAAAACAACCGCCGCCTCGCTCGCTCAATCAAACAGCCAAAATCGATCGCTGCAGCTCTTATATGCCCTGACCGTTTTTTTGATGGCGTTAACCGGATTCGGTCAGATGCCGATTTACAAGCGCTACTACCTGTCCGATATTCCCGGATTTGGCTGGCTGGCCAATTTTTGGACCACCCGCTATGTGCATTATATAGGGGCTGCCATGCTGCTGGCGATTGTCGCTTATATGATCGTTGAGTACGTCATCTTAATTCGAGCGCAACGCAAAATATCCTTCAGTGGTTATCTGCGCGGGGCATTGCTGCTGGGTATCTTGCTGACCGGAATATGTTTTGTGATTAAAAATTTTGCCGTGTTCGTCTTTTCTCCCGAATTTATCATTGCTTTAAACCTAAGCCATCTGGGTTTTGTCATGGCATTTTTGCTGGCCAACCTGTATTGTCTGGTTTTTAAAAAACAGTGGACAAATGCCCGCTAAGACCTTATTAATTACGAGGAGTAAGGCTATGAAAGAAATTTTGATTATGCTGGCCATTGTAGGGATCTGGTATCTCCTGCAGGCCTATATCCTGCCTAAAATGGGCATTTCGACCTGACTGAAGGATTCTTGTCAGGTGACAAGCAATCATGACAGCACCCAAGAAAGCGAACCGCAAACCGATAAAAGATAAAGATTTTGAGCTTATTCGTGCCATCAATTCAGGCCAATTCGACCGATTTCCGGATCTTGTCAAGCGCTACGAACAAAAGCTTTACAATTTCAGCCTCAGAATGTGCCGGGATGCAGCTGATGCTGAAGATACGGTTCAGGAAACCTTTCTGAATGTTTTCAGATATTTGAAAGATTTCCGCTACGAAACGAAGTTCAAAAACTGGCTTTACCGCGTGGCTGCCAGTACGTGCATCAAGAAAAGACGAAGATCAAAGTTTGCACCCCAGCGGGAACTATCCCTGGATGAGTTTTATCCCCAGAGCGAAGCCGAAATTCCCGGCCAGGTTCCCGATTGGGCCCAAATGCCCCTGGATAAAGTGCTGAGCAATGAGCTTTTGGACAAGATTAACGAAGCCATTGTCACGCTGCCGGAAAAGTACCGACTCGTGATCGTATTGCGAGACATTGAAGGATTCAGTACCGCTGAAACCGCCCAGATTTTGAACTTATCCGATGCAAATGTGAAAGTCAGACTGCACCGGGCGCGTTTATTTTTGAGAGATAGGTTGAAAGGGTATTTTGAAAATGAATAAAGATGAGCACGATCATAAACACTGCCTGGAGCTGTTTGAAAAGCTTTCCGAGTATCTGGATCATGAACTGGATGAAGTGACCTGCCAAGACATCGAAAAACACATCAAAGAATGCGTGCCGTGCTTTGTATGCCTGCAGACCCTTAAACGGACCATTGACCTGTGCAAACAGACCGAAAATAGATCGGTCCCAGAAGAATTCTCAAAAAGGCTGAAAGACGTCATTCAAAATATGCCCAACCCCGGCCCGACAGCCAAATAAAGCCTACCGATAAATGGCCCCATTGAGCGCAAAGACCTATCAAGACTGACGGTTCTGCAAAGAAGCCATTTGCCGCTCTCTTTTTTTCAGATCCTCAAGACACACCGCGATGTAGTCGCCGCATAGCTTGGCCGTATCGCCGTTTTCGCAATGGCGCTGGAATCCCTTGATCCATTCTTTGCCGCCCCGGGGACAGATTTCCATAAATTCGACAAAGCGAATCAGCCGATCGATAATGTTTTTAGAAACGGCGTGCTCGACCCTGCAGGACGCTTCCTCGGCCTCATCTGGATCAATTAACAGGATTTTGACAAAAAATTCTTTGAGCGCAGCATGCCGTCTTACTATTTCGGCCGCCCGTTTTTTGCCTTTGGCGGTCAGGGTAATAATATCGTAAGGCGCATAATTGACCAGGCCTTTTTCGGAAAGCGAACGCAAAGCTCCAGTGACAGAAGATTTGTTGACCGCCATCCGGTCCGCGATATCTTTGGCTCTGGCGGCCTGTTTTTCCGCCGAAATGTGGAAGATGGCCTCCAGATAATCTTCCATATTGGCACTGAGCGTTTTTAAACGGCGCATTTGATGGTTCCTTTAAGGGTGTCTGAGATTGAATCCAATCGCCAACAACCAGCTGGTCGGGCTAATTGATATTTTTTTTTACCACGAAGGTCACGAAGTTTTTTAAGGTTTTTCATAAGACATCTTTCTTTGTGTTCTTCGTGCTCTTCGTGGTTAATTTAGCGTCTCGATTTCACCTCGAAATTTAAGGCGGCTGAACATTATCCGGGTTTTCTTCACACGTTGCGGCTGTGTCTGACGGGCAGCTTGAGCACCCGCAACTGCACGGGTCTTCCTGTTTAAAATTCTTCAAGAACTTTCGGATTAAAAACGCCGCGGCAATCGCAACGATGATGATAACAATAATGGTTTGCATGCTTAATTCACCATAATCCCCAGGGCGGATCCGATTTGAAAGATGAGTACCGCTAATAGAAATGCCAGCACTGTATTAAAAAGCATGGCAAACGCTCCCCACTTCCAGGAGCCAGCTTCCCTTGAAATGCAGACCACTGAAACAAAACAGGGCGAATAAAACATGGTAAACACAATCAGGCCGATGGCCATCAGCGGCGACCAGCCGGGCTTCCTGGCCAGCGTATCTGATAACGATCCGCTCTGCTCCGGATCCACCTCACCCAGTGAATAAGCGGTACCCAGAGTTGACACCACCACTTCTTTGGCGGCAAATCCGCCGACCAGGGCGATATTGGTGCGCCAGTCAAAACCGGCCCATTTCGAAACAACTTCCAGCGCAGTCCCGATGCGGCCGGCAATTGAGCCGCGCAAGCCAGCTTCGGCTTCAAGGGCATCGATGCTTTGCAGCCTTTGTTTAAGGTCGCGCGCGGCCGGCGAAAGTTCAGTGTTATCGTCGGTTGCATCCAGTTCATTGGCTGCCGCAGGCAACGCCTTGCGTATTTCTATCTGGCGTTGCTTTTCAAATTCAGCAAGCTTGGTCTCTGGCAATCCGGGAAAAGTCATCATCGCCCACAGCACAATCGACAATCCTAAAATGACGGTGCCGGCCTTTTTGATATATTGCCAGGTGCGTTCCCAGGTATGAATAGCCAGGCCTTTAAAGGTCGGCATACGGTAGGGCGGCAGCTCCATTACAAATGGTGTCGGCGCGCCTTTGATGACGGTGACGCGCAGCAGCTTGGCAACCAGCAGCGCCCCTCCCCAGGCGCCAAGGGTAATCAAAAACATAATAAGTGCCTCATATTTTGCAAAAAAGGCAGCAATCAGCAGGGCAAATATGGGTAATTTGGCACCACAGTTCATAAATGGCACCGTCAACAAGGTCGCCAAACGTTCGCGCGGCGACTTGAGTGTACGGGTCGCCATCACTCCCGGTACCGCACAGCCCCCGGCAATCCCGCCGGATACGATAAAGGCCATCACTGAGCTGCCGTGCAGGCCAAAAATGCGAAATATGCGATCCAGCATGAAAGCCACCCGGGCCAGGTAACCGGAGTCCTCCAGGATGGCAATACCGAAGAACATAAACATGATTAGGGGCACAAAACCCAGAACGCCACCGACACCATCAATGATACCCGATACAATCAATGATTGCAGCAATCCCTCGGGTAAAACAGCCGTCGCCGTTGACCCCAACCAGCCGAAAAAACTTTCCATCAATCCCACCGGCACCTCACTGTAGGTAAACGTAAAATGATAAAGCCCGGCAATGACCGCCAGCATGATCAGGGGGCCCACAAAGCGATTGGTCAATACCTTGTCGATTCGGTCCGAACTGTAAAGCCGGTTACGGTCGTATTTGTGGTGGATCACTCCCTGCTTAAGTATTGATTTGATATATCCGTAGCGCTGGTCGGCAATCATGGCTTCAGGATAAGTGTCGAGGGTATTCTGCAAATGGCGGGAAACCTTACGCACCCGCTCTTCCAGCCGGCTGGAAAGATCGGCATCGGCCTTTCGGCCAAGGGTCAGGATTTGTTCATCACTTTCCATGTATTTTAAGGCAATCCAGCGGGCTTGATAGGTGTCGGTCAAAAAGTGTTTGTCGGCAATTTCTTTTTCCATTTCAGACAGCACCGGATCGATATCCGCGCCATAGGAAATTTTCAAGGGATAGAATTCATTGTTTTCACCGATGATCCGGGCGGCGCTGGCCATGAGCTCTTTTTTGCCCCGGCCGGTGCGTGCCACAGTCGGAACCACAGGTATACCCAACAGAGATGAAAGTTTTTCGGCATTCACCTTGATGCCGCGCTTTTTGGCCACATCGATCATGTTAAGGGCAATGCAGATCGGGATACCCATTTCCAAAAACTGGATGGCCAGGTACAGATTGCGCTCCAGGTTGGAGGCATCCACGATATTGATGACCACTTCCGGTTTCTGGTTGACCAAAAAATCGCGCGCCACCACTTCTTCAAGTGAGTAGGCAGTCAGCGAGTACGTGCCGGGAAGATCCACAATGTGCAACCTGAACCCGTCGCGCACATAGGTGCCTTCTTTCTTTTCAACCGTCACGCCCGGATAATTTCCAACGTGCTGTCGTGATCCGGTCAACTCATTAAATAGTGTTGTCTTGCCGGCGTTCGGATTACCGGCCAGAGCTACCGTTGGTGCCATATATTACTCAACCTCCACTTCGATGTAGTCGGCTTCATTATTGCGCAGCGTCAGCGTTGTCCCCATGACCCTTAAGGCCACAGGGTCATTCAAGGGTGCGCGACCCTGAATTTTAATCTCTGTCCCCGGCACCAGCCCCATGTCGCGGATGCGTCGGCCAAGCTCACCAGCCACTTTAATGCTGGCAATGGTGCCAGCTTGATTATCGCTCATGTTGCGCATATTGATTCGCATGTTGCGTCCGTCTCCCCTGATTTCTGCGGTTAAGCGCGAAATTGAAAAAGTTAGGTATACCAAACTTTATACGGAGTCAAGAAAAAAATTAGGAATAATGAATTATTTGAAGTTGGCAATGGAATAGTCCTGTGTAAATTGACATTCATTAAATCCGGAAATTGAACCGCCTAACGACAACTCGCGGCAGGAAGGGCAGGCATCCGAAAATCACGGCTGGGTAAGCCCGTGATGGAAGGTTGATGGTGATCGGGCAGATCAGAATCATCACTAATTGAGCGGTAGGCAAGCCGATTTATCGGCTGTCATCAACTGTCACCTGAATTAAATTCTATAAATAAATTCGCGTCTTCACCGTCGATTTCGGGTCTGTTTTTCATCCAGTTGAGTATGCGGCAGCCGTCGGTAGCGCCGTTGGGGGCTGAGCAGCTGATGTAAGGCATAATCGGATCCCCGGCAACGGATTTGTAGTAGAGCATTTTTGCGCGTGCGCTGGGAAATTCCGCCATCTCCAGAAGATGGACGATATATATCGTGCAGTCACCTTCAAACAAATCACTTTTCTCGCGCGAATCCGTGATGCGCTTTTTAAAAGATTCAATCGCCGCCTGGCTGTCTTCAGCCTCAACAATCAGGTTAAATTCTCCGTGTCTTCGTTCCGATTCCAGTTCGGCCTGCTGATTGGTCATATGCAGAAATTTACCAATGTAAAGCATCTTTTACCCTTTCTGTGTGCCAATCGGTTGCATTTAAAATGGGGTACCTTAAACCCGCAATCACTTCTCTCTGACCGCTAGGCATCTTAGACCTTCCAGATCGTTTTGTCCAGAGCCATGCCAATTTTAGATCTTAGCTCTGGGTATAAATTATATTTCAAAGTTAATTCAAGGCTTAGTTCAAACGTACTGCTTTTAAATGGCTATGTTTATTTTCAGGAGTAGTAAATATAAGGGATACAACTTGCAGATTGTTGGCCTGTTTTTTGCCTCTTAAAAAAACAGGTCGCAAAAAATATTCTCTGCGATCTCTGCGTCTTTGCGGTGAATGATAAATCATCATTCGAGGATGATGGTTTGGCCGTGCTGCAGCACTGCAAAATCTTCTTGCGGAATCTGGTTTTGTTTTAGAGCGCTGGCCAGCCGTTTGGGGGGCTCATCCAGTGGCTCATCGGTTAAAATAAAGGTGCCCCAGTGTATGGCTACTGATTTTTTGGAACGAAGATCTTTGTGGATTTGAACCGACTCTTCAGGGTTGACGTGGTGTTTTTTCATAAACCAGCGCGGCTCATACGCGCCGATGGGTATGGCTGCCAGATCGAAGGGGCCCAGTTTTTCTCCAATTTCCCTGAAATGAGGTGCATACCCGGTATCCCCCACAAAAATAAATTGAAAGTTCTTGGCTTTGATGACCCAACCGGACCACAGCGTTTTATTTCTGGAAAAAACGCTGCGCTTGCTCCAGTGCTGTACCGGCACTGCAATGATCTCGAGATCGCCGTCCGGTTGCCGGTCCCACCAGTCCATCTCAACCACCTGATCGATACCGCGGATGGCAACCCAGCTCTTTAACCGCAGGGGTACATAAAAACGGGTTTTTTCACCTCCGGGTCTTTGGCGCAATTTTTTGATGGATTGCTCATCCAGGGAATCATAGTGGTCATGGGAGATCAAAACGATATCGATCGGCGGCAAATCTTCGAGTGCCAACCCCAACGGAGCCGCTCTTTTCGGGCCGGCCCACTGCACCGGTGAGGTTCGCTCTGAAAAATGAGGATCCGTTAAGATATTATAACCTGCCACCTGCAACAACACGGTGGCATGTCCGATCCAGGTCACGGTGATCTTCTCTCGATTCTGTCTCAGGAAATCAGGATCGTTTTCAGCCAAGGGGAAATCGTAGCTTTCCGGGCCCGGGATATCCATTTTGGCACGTTCGCGCCGCCATTTGATGAAATCCCCAAAGCTGTTTTCCTCATAGGCATGGACATTTCTAAAGCCGTTGGCCGTATGATGGGGTTTGTCGGGCGGAGGCGCTTGAGCCGCACAGTTCAATGCCGTCATGCACAAAATAGCCATCATCAGATATCGATAAACGCAATTTGAATTCAACATGAAAATATCGTTAGCATCCCAGCGACTTTGTTTTTCATCACAGAGAACACAGAGATTGCATTCATTTGGATTGAAATGATCACCTGTTTTAGCTTTCTCTGTGTGCTCTGTGCGCTCTGTGGTTAGAGTTCACAATTTCTCATAATTTACTGCCGCAATACTTGCAATATTTGGCGTCTTTATCATGTCCTTCAGCACTGCACTCCGGACACGCCTGGGTGGAGATCTGGCGTTTGAATGCTTGCGCCAATTCTACCGTCACAATGCCGGTCGGAACGGCAATAATACCATATCCTATAATCATGATCAGTGACGAAAGCAACTGGCCCAAAATGGTCTGGGGTGATATGTCACCGTAGCCGACGGTGGTCAGCGTTACGATGGCCCAGTAAATACTTTTGGGTATGCTGGTAAAACCGTGTTGCGGATCTTCTACCAGGTAAATAAATGCGCCAAAAATGGTCACCAGCGTCAATACGGCAATCAGAAAGACAATAACTTTGCGCAGACTGGCACGCAATGCCTGTGTGAGCATCCGGGCCTCACCCAGATATTGCACCAGTTTAAGAATTCGAAATATTCTCAAAACCCGCAAAATGCGGATGACCAGTAGATACTGGGCACCCGGAACAAAGATACTCAGATAGGTGGGCAGAATCGCCATAAGATCAACAACACCATAGAAGCTGGTGGCATAGGCTCCCGGGCGCCCCACGCTCATCAGTCGCAGGATATATTCGATGGTAAACAGAATCGTAAAAATCCATTCACCGACCAGTAAAATCGGACCGTAGGATTTTTGAACAACGCTGACACTGTCAAGCATCACCAAAAGAACACTGGCCAGGATAGCCACAATCAACAAGACATCGAACCATTTCCCGGCCGGTGTGTCGGCTTCAAAAATGACTTCATGCACTTTCAGCCGCCAGGGACTCCGCGCGTTTGTTGGGCTCATTTTTGTTTGACCTCATACCCCTTTTTTCTTAATAAATCGACAACACTTTCGGGGCCGACCAGATGGCCGGCACCCACCACAAAAAGAACATTTTTATTTTTGCCCATAGCGTGTTCGACTTCTTTCACCCATTTTAGATTGCGCTGTATCAGCAGGCGATCATTCAAATCCGGATAATTCTTAAAGCTTTTGTGCAAAAGCTTATGCAGCTCGTCGGCATTGCCGGTTTTCCAATTTTTCACCAGATCACCAGCCAGTTCACTGACCAATTCCAAGTCCTTTAACGTCTGGTTTAAAAAATCTTTTTGATTCGTGTCTGTCATGTTGCCTAGCAAATTTATTTGATACTCCGGGTCTTCCAAAAAGCCGATTTCCTTACCGCCATTTTTAGCCTTGTTAAAAAAATAAACATCAATCCCGTATAAGGGATTGTAACCCAGGCGCTGCAATTCCACGGTGGTTAATGTAAGGGCCACAAACCAGGGTTTGAATCGTGCAAATGCCTCCGGGGGTAGGCCGAGCTCACTCAATTTTTTCTTGAGCTGTTGACGGGTATTGCCGGCAAGATTTTGAAACAGGTTCTGCCCTTCCGGATACATCCCCAGCGCCAGCATTTTGCCCTGCATGGACGGATCCTGCATGGCGCCGATATCGGTTTCAAATACAATCCGCTGGCTGTTGGCAAAAGCGCTTTCGATGGCGGCAGCCAGCGGATAGCTATCCTGTTTGAGGACATGCAAAGATCCCAGCAGATAAACATTGTTCGACTGGGTTTGAATCGACCAGAGACAATTTTTTGTGGTCTGCTGGGTGGTGACGGTTTTTGCCGGCAGCTCTGAGATGTTCGCCGAAAAAGTTGTTAAAAAGAGAAAGGCAAACAAAGCAAAACGAAACGCGTATTTTATCAGAAGTCGCTGTCGCATGAAGGTTCCTTTCTAAGAAGGATGTTTTAAGCATCAAAAGAAGTCATTTCCAGTAGGGGCGGATCCGGTTGGCCGGATTTTAATTTATCCAGAAGCGCTTGTGTGTTGGCAATAAACGACAGACAATGACGGTATTGCTGCAAAAGAGCATGGGCTTTCATGGCCAGACTTTCGGCCGCCTGCTGGTGATCTTGCTCCAGGTGGACATACACACCGGCGGCTTTGATCAAACCTTTTAAGGCCTGCCGTTTGTCGCCGGATTCAGCCTTCCAGATGGCTTCCAGATGATCATGGAACTCAAAGAAAAGGCCCTGGTTCCAGATCAGCAGGGCCTGCTGCAAGGGGTCATTAATAGCGTCGCGGCGGATGGTATCAAAAACCCGCTGATAGCTGAGAAGGCGCGCATCAATGTAAGCCGTATAGACGGATGCCAGGTTTTGCTCGCGCCATCGACGCGCGGCGTTCGTAACCGCATCTAATTTCATGACATCCAGCGTCTCAACAAAGGCATCGGACAACGAGTTGCGGATATCTCTTGCCGTTCGATCTGTAAACGGATCAAACTTTCCGTGTGCTTTTACTCCCATTGTTTCAGAATCTCATTGACCATCTTACCATCCGCCTGCTTGCCAAAATGCTTCATAATGGTGCCCATCGCCTGCATTTTGTTTTTGTATTCGGAAAAATCAATGTTCTCCTTGATCCAGGCAATGACCTCTTCACGGTCGGCCATACGGGGCAAATACTGCTTAAGAATTGCCAGATATTCGGAAGAATCTTCGTCTTTGGCTTCCAGGACCAGTCGCTCCGACTTGGCCAATCCCAGAATGATACCGATGATGTCATCGTCGGTAATTTCTTCACCGCTTTTAAGGCGGGTGGATTCTTTACCGCTTTCCAGGGTAATCGGAACCGTCAGTTTTGGAAATTCAGCCATAATTTGACGGATGGCGCTGCGCGCGGCCACGTTTTTTTGCAGCATGGACTGCTTCAGGTCTGCTTTTAGCTTTTCCAGCAAAGGCGTGTCCATTTCCGGATTCCATCCGTAGGTCTCATTTGGTCTGTTGCTCATGGCGCTCTCCTTTACTGTCGTTAAAATTCTAGGCATCAATAAATTTGGGGGGCAACGGTGGATCGGCGGTAATGGCCTTGCCGGGCAAAATGATCACCGTCGAGGTCCCGTGCGCCAGGACCTTGCCCTCCTGATCGACAACCTGAGCCTCTGCATAACCCAGCGTCCGGCCGACTTTGATCTGACGTCCACGGGCAATTAACTTGCCGGATACCGCCGGTGCAAGATAGTTTAATTTCAGATCTACAGTGGTAAGTCCCGTATCGGGATCCTCTATTCCATAATAGAGGGACCAAAAGGCGGCGGCATCGATGATCGAAGCAAACACACCGCCATGGACCACACCGAAGGGTTGTAAATGCTTTTTTGCCAGCTCGATTTCAAGGATCGCGTAACCAATGCCGACGTCCGTTAGCTTCATTGAAAGCAATTCAAAGTAAGGGCAGATGTTAGCGATATTGTTAAGGCGCTTTATGTATTCAGGGTTGGGTTTTCTCATCATTTATTAAGACCGGAGAAATTGGGGGACTCTGTGGGTATCGTTTATGTTAGAATTGGGAACAATTTGGCAGCTTCTTTTTTTTTATTTATCAAAAAGGTTCAATGTTCACAAGCAAAACCTATTCGCGCAGCAGCTTGCCGGGTTAGCCATCAGCAACTGTGGCATCTGGGTTGATGCGCTCATAAATATAAAAATCGTAGGGTTCAATTCCGGGTGTTGCAATCGTTTTAGATTCAATGGTCTTAAATTCAGATGCGGGTATTTCCGGAAAAAAGGTATCGCCGTCGATATCTCTGGGGATAACGGTCAAATAAATGCGGTCGGCCATGGTAAAGGCAAGCTCGTACAACTGCCCGCCACCGCAAATAAACGCTTCATCTTCCCCCTGCGGGCAGCTGCTTAATGCCTGTGCAAGGTCATGCACGACGATACACCCAGCGGCAACATAATCCTGTTGGCGCGTAACGACGATATTGGTTCTTTGGGGAAGAGGCTGTTTGAGGGATTCGAAGGTTTTTCTTCCCATAATCACCGTATGACCCAGCGTGATCTTTTTAAACATCTTCTGCTCCCCGGGTATTTTCCAGGGAATATCGCCCTGCCGCCCTATCACACGGTTCTTGGCCATCGCCGCAATCAGCGAGATCCTCATGTGCATTGCCCCTCTTAATTTTGTATAAGCTCACCGCAGAGACGCAGAGGTCGCAGAGAAACAATCTTTTCATTTGGCGGTGAGAGGCCGGCAAATGAAAAACTTCTCAGCCGCTTCGCGGCAATATACTTGTTAAGTAAACGAATACCGTTCTAAAAACGCCCCTGGCACCACGCGCATGGCAGATTAATTTTGATTTGCCGGCCTCTCACCGGCAAATCAAAAA of the Desulfobacterales bacterium genome contains:
- a CDS encoding 4Fe-4S dicluster domain-containing protein; translation: MATAAGLAADSIPGAAAASRPEEKTQLATLLDISKCIGCGACVEACNETNAHKYPIPQKPFPKMVPSRAKVSDWSDKRDVTERLTPYNWLFIQQASVDINGEETELTIPRRCMHCINPPCVKLCPWGAAKQLENGISRIDPEICLGGSKCNAVCPWDIPQRQTGVGLYLDILPNFAGNGVMFKCDRCYDQVEAGQLPACIDACPEDVQTIGPRDEIIKQAHQLAKEMNGYIYGETENGGTNTLYVSPVPFGALDDAIEKGKGKPHLAPVSDRMADANNLAAAMVIAPLAGIAAAARKIYNYTRKTQEERA
- a CDS encoding FeS-binding protein, which produces MKTTAASLAQSNSQNRSLQLLYALTVFLMALTGFGQMPIYKRYYLSDIPGFGWLANFWTTRYVHYIGAAMLLAIVAYMIVEYVILIRAQRKISFSGYLRGALLLGILLTGICFVIKNFAVFVFSPEFIIALNLSHLGFVMAFLLANLYCLVFKKQWTNAR
- a CDS encoding sigma-70 family RNA polymerase sigma factor, which encodes MTAPKKANRKPIKDKDFELIRAINSGQFDRFPDLVKRYEQKLYNFSLRMCRDAADAEDTVQETFLNVFRYLKDFRYETKFKNWLYRVAASTCIKKRRRSKFAPQRELSLDEFYPQSEAEIPGQVPDWAQMPLDKVLSNELLDKINEAIVTLPEKYRLVIVLRDIEGFSTAETAQILNLSDANVKVRLHRARLFLRDRLKGYFENE
- a CDS encoding anti-sigma factor, which gives rise to MNKDEHDHKHCLELFEKLSEYLDHELDEVTCQDIEKHIKECVPCFVCLQTLKRTIDLCKQTENRSVPEEFSKRLKDVIQNMPNPGPTAK
- a CDS encoding metal-dependent transcriptional regulator — encoded protein: MRRLKTLSANMEDYLEAIFHISAEKQAARAKDIADRMAVNKSSVTGALRSLSEKGLVNYAPYDIITLTAKGKKRAAEIVRRHAALKEFFVKILLIDPDEAEEASCRVEHAVSKNIIDRLIRFVEFMEICPRGGKEWIKGFQRHCENGDTAKLCGDYIAVCLEDLKKRERQMASLQNRQS
- the feoB gene encoding ferrous iron transport protein B, with translation MAPTVALAGNPNAGKTTLFNELTGSRQHVGNYPGVTVEKKEGTYVRDGFRLHIVDLPGTYSLTAYSLEEVVARDFLVNQKPEVVINIVDASNLERNLYLAIQFLEMGIPICIALNMIDVAKKRGIKVNAEKLSSLLGIPVVPTVARTGRGKKELMASAARIIGENNEFYPLKISYGADIDPVLSEMEKEIADKHFLTDTYQARWIALKYMESDEQILTLGRKADADLSSRLEERVRKVSRHLQNTLDTYPEAMIADQRYGYIKSILKQGVIHHKYDRNRLYSSDRIDKVLTNRFVGPLIMLAVIAGLYHFTFTYSEVPVGLMESFFGWLGSTATAVLPEGLLQSLIVSGIIDGVGGVLGFVPLIMFMFFGIAILEDSGYLARVAFMLDRIFRIFGLHGSSVMAFIVSGGIAGGCAVPGVMATRTLKSPRERLATLLTVPFMNCGAKLPIFALLIAAFFAKYEALIMFLITLGAWGGALLVAKLLRVTVIKGAPTPFVMELPPYRMPTFKGLAIHTWERTWQYIKKAGTVILGLSIVLWAMMTFPGLPETKLAEFEKQRQIEIRKALPAAANELDATDDNTELSPAARDLKQRLQSIDALEAEAGLRGSIAGRIGTALEVVSKWAGFDWRTNIALVGGFAAKEVVVSTLGTAYSLGEVDPEQSGSLSDTLARKPGWSPLMAIGLIVFTMFYSPCFVSVVCISREAGSWKWGAFAMLFNTVLAFLLAVLIFQIGSALGIMVN
- a CDS encoding FeoA family protein, coding for MRINMRNMSDNQAGTIASIKVAGELGRRIRDMGLVPGTEIKIQGRAPLNDPVALRVMGTTLTLRNNEADYIEVEVE
- a CDS encoding MBL fold metallo-hydrolase, which produces MLNSNCVYRYLMMAILCMTALNCAAQAPPPDKPHHTANGFRNVHAYEENSFGDFIKWRRERAKMDIPGPESYDFPLAENDPDFLRQNREKITVTWIGHATVLLQVAGYNILTDPHFSERTSPVQWAGPKRAAPLGLALEDLPPIDIVLISHDHYDSLDEQSIKKLRQRPGGEKTRFYVPLRLKSWVAIRGIDQVVEMDWWDRQPDGDLEIIAVPVQHWSKRSVFSRNKTLWSGWVIKAKNFQFIFVGDTGYAPHFREIGEKLGPFDLAAIPIGAYEPRWFMKKHHVNPEESVQIHKDLRSKKSVAIHWGTFILTDEPLDEPPKRLASALKQNQIPQEDFAVLQHGQTIILE
- a CDS encoding ion transporter, which translates into the protein MSPTNARSPWRLKVHEVIFEADTPAGKWFDVLLIVAILASVLLVMLDSVSVVQKSYGPILLVGEWIFTILFTIEYILRLMSVGRPGAYATSFYGVVDLMAILPTYLSIFVPGAQYLLVIRILRVLRIFRILKLVQYLGEARMLTQALRASLRKVIVFLIAVLTLVTIFGAFIYLVEDPQHGFTSIPKSIYWAIVTLTTVGYGDISPQTILGQLLSSLIMIIGYGIIAVPTGIVTVELAQAFKRQISTQACPECSAEGHDKDAKYCKYCGSKL